CGAGAAGAAACCGGAAACGGAGCAGGTGAAGTCGCCGGAGTGTAGTAGTACTTCGAGTAAGGGTTCCGGTCTCTCGCTGTCTCGATCTGAGAATCGAGCTGAGAATCGAGACAAAGCGAGAGACCGAGCCAGAGAAATGACTTGTCgtaaaaaggaaaaggaaatgGAGATTGATTCTACAAGAGTTATGGTGAATGGTTTTCGAGAAAACTCATCCTTCACGGATCTTCTCACCGGCGGGATTAATATTAACTCCAGATCTAATATGGATTATATCTTCAACCGGTCTACTCAATCTTCTCCCCAGGTAATCCAAATGCCACAATTCAACATCACCACCggagaaaataataataataataataataataataataataatattaataataataaccaccaccaccaccagcagcagccacagcaccAGTTCTCTTTCTTGCAAGACAGCTTTGTACCGGCAACAACCGGTGGTGGAGAATGTTACAACTTAAATTTTGCAATGACGTCATCCTCAGCAACCGGTGGTGGTGTTATTGCACCGGGTGGTTTCAGTAGGGGGACCCTTCAGTCCAATTTGCAGTCTTCTTCTTCTCTTTTGCCACACCATATCCAGAGGTACCAATCAGATGGATCAACGTCGACAAATCTTCCGTTTTTCATCGTTCCGAACACGGCGGTTGAGCATTACCCGGTCACCGGGGGTTACTACGGAGGAGATGGCGGTGGTGGACGGCGGTTGGATCAGAAAGAAAAGTCGAAGAACTGAGAGTTGCATCAATGGGTTGTTGATCCCCATCTTAATCTCTGGTAAATTTTTGCAAAATATATTCCATTTCTTGATATGTTTATTTTTGCATATGGATTAATTAAGGTTTGCATCTAGATATGGAACTCTTTAGGCTTTCTTTAACTCTAACAAATTACAATGTCATTTTTAGGTATAATCTACTTCATTTCCATAAATTGCAACAATGAAATACATATCttgacggggggggggggggggggggggggggtttatcTATTACTCTCTATTAGGGCAAATCAAGTTTGGACACTATGAACATAGATAATAAAGTAAAGATGGTTTTAGATCTCCATAAATGTCCCTTGCTTTACTAATAATGCATATTCTAGAGGTAGCTTAAATCCTAAATATATGTATGATGAGAATATTTTAACCTAAAGATTCTTGTTTTTAACTCAAAGATTTTAATTACTTTTAAAAGTAGgattttagaaaatattttatataagaagAATCTGGTAAATCATACATTTCATATTTTGACATTTGATATTATGTTGTCAAAACAAAAGCTTTTTGGCAAAATTGTAAGGTTTATTAGAACCAAAAGTGATTTTTATCAATCTTCTTTAGAACAAGTACAACTTTGTTGTAGATCTAAAGTCAAAATAACATATATGACCCTAAAAGTCAAGCCTAAACTCCCTTTTTAGCTTAGGGCATACCTTCCATAATAAAAGTTCCACACTTGAGTAAATCCATAAAATACATTTTAATAATAAACTAAAtctttttatatactaaataaataACACAATCAAGATATATATGTTCTTGAAGATTCAAATGACTATGAAAATTAATATTGTGAAACCAAACACAGTTTCTCTTTCTATGTGACAATTCATATCTTTATATTATGCTTAAAACATGCATGGATTAGTGTGGTATATAGTTAATTAATATAAAGTTATGATGATAAGATATGATAAAACAGGTGTTTGTTTGTTAGGGTTTATGGATTAATAGTTTGGTTTCCTTTGTATCAAGCATGTCTTAAAGGAAAGACAGGTGTTAACCTTGCACTTTATTCTTGATAATCAACATCAACCCACTTCCATTAAAACTCCGACAGATTccttaaaaatgagtttttttagttgtatttttaatgttattttaaTTGGCCAATGGCATTATGTTTCACTGAAACCGAAATTTATTTTTGTTGCCGGGCTGGGCCGATTTCGAGCAGTGGGATGGGCACGCACCTCACCATTTTGCTTTTagggttttcttttttttattttatttaggtgGGACCCATAGGGTTTGTTTGGTTTAAAGTTTAAATCTATGCACGTACGGTTGGTTTCTGATTGGTTGAAAATATAATCTAATAAAGATATAATCCTCCCAccttgtattattattattattattattatttttttttcacttGGTTACTCATCAATGactcattttttttaaaagaaaaattcatcAGTGACTCATTTTtaatgtgtttttttaggtatgaGGATAAATGAATATTAAGCTATGGTTTTTGAACGGTTAaagttgtctttttttttttttaaagatacgtgACTCATTTTTAATGTGTTATAAGTTgtcatttttataatatttttagtTATAGGATGTGTATACTACATAATATATGCAATCTGAGTTATTGATCatataaataaaataagataCGTTAATATATGAGTCTTGAAAAGGTTTACTATGTGTTCTTTTTAAACATATATATGAGAATAAATGGATATTGAGCTGTGATTTTTGAGCTGTTAATATTTTTAGGTTgtcatttttataatattttttgttAAAGGATGTGTGATATGTTATAATCTGAGATTTTTTGTTAGTAGGAGTCTTAAAATGGTTTATTTCACTAACAAAATAATCAGATAAGCAATTTCAAACACCTTTAAAACAACTTATTATGatatcaaaacatgaaaaaaatcAATACTCTTAATAAATAATCCAAAAGACCTCCCTAAACTTACCTATGGCCTTTAAGGAGAGCAAATCCTGTACAAAGATGAGATTTGCTAACCATATAATATGGTTAAGTTTAtcataattgaaaaaaaaaacatttaataaACACTAAATATTCCATTTTTATGGAGAATCTTAACATGAATTCCCATGTGAAGAATTCTTCAATAAGTAAAATAATAATGCTGGTGCTGGTCTGCATCTTGATCATGTTTCTAGCTAGGTCCCTTGTACTGTTGAGATTGGGTTTTGttttctgttctgtttttatttttgtgatcTATTGTTATCTTG
This is a stretch of genomic DNA from Helianthus annuus cultivar XRQ/B chromosome 16, HanXRQr2.0-SUNRISE, whole genome shotgun sequence. It encodes these proteins:
- the LOC110918431 gene encoding transcription factor TCP2 produces the protein MEVDEIEIQTQVSKFQRVPSNGSTTTTDNSTNPRRVASYRPNLELQHQENHISVARLSGWPSSRIVRVSRASGGKDRHSKVLTSKGLRDRRVRLSVNTAIQFYDLQDRLGFDQPSKAVEWLLKAAASSIDELPSLDPPFLGEKKPETEQVKSPECSSTSSKGSGLSLSRSENRAENRDKARDRAREMTCRKKEKEMEIDSTRVMVNGFRENSSFTDLLTGGININSRSNMDYIFNRSTQSSPQVIQMPQFNITTGENNNNNNNNNNNNINNNNHHHHQQQPQHQFSFLQDSFVPATTGGGECYNLNFAMTSSSATGGGVIAPGGFSRGTLQSNLQSSSSLLPHHIQRYQSDGSTSTNLPFFIVPNTAVEHYPVTGGYYGGDGGGGRRLDQKEKSKN